Proteins from a single region of Streptomyces vinaceus:
- a CDS encoding diacylglycerol kinase, whose translation MSAEITLFVNPTAGRGRGAHAAQPAASALRAAGFSVRTVLGADAGDALARLRTAVREGTGAVIAVGGDGVVSLALQALAGTLVPLGVVAVGTGNDFARAMGLPVREPARAGRLAAEALKEGRVREIDLGRLAGTPGRAQTWYGTVLCSGFDSRVNDRGNRMRLPAGRFKYDLAILAELASFRPFPYRITLDDGPAIETEATLVAVGNSSSYGGGMRICADAVADDGLFDVVVVGDCSRATLLKVFPQVYKGTHLGHPKVTVHRAAKVTLEAAGITAYADGEPLGPLPVTAECVPGALRLLS comes from the coding sequence GTGAGCGCTGAGATCACCCTCTTCGTCAATCCCACCGCGGGACGCGGCCGGGGCGCGCATGCCGCGCAGCCGGCCGCTTCCGCGCTCCGGGCCGCGGGATTCTCCGTACGGACGGTCCTCGGCGCCGATGCCGGGGACGCGCTGGCCCGGCTGCGCACCGCCGTACGGGAGGGCACCGGGGCGGTGATCGCCGTGGGCGGCGACGGGGTGGTCTCGCTGGCCCTGCAGGCACTGGCCGGGACGCTGGTACCGCTCGGGGTGGTCGCTGTGGGCACCGGGAACGATTTCGCCCGGGCCATGGGGCTGCCCGTACGGGAGCCCGCGCGGGCGGGGCGGCTGGCCGCCGAGGCGCTCAAGGAGGGTCGGGTCCGCGAGATCGACCTCGGGCGGCTGGCGGGGACCCCGGGCCGGGCGCAGACCTGGTACGGGACGGTGCTGTGCTCCGGCTTCGATTCGCGGGTCAACGACCGCGGCAACCGGATGCGGCTGCCCGCCGGCCGGTTCAAGTACGACCTGGCGATCCTCGCGGAGCTGGCCTCCTTCCGGCCGTTCCCGTACCGGATCACGCTCGACGACGGCCCGGCGATCGAGACCGAGGCCACGCTGGTGGCCGTCGGCAACAGCTCCTCGTACGGCGGGGGCATGCGCATCTGCGCGGACGCCGTCGCGGACGACGGGCTCTTCGACGTGGTGGTCGTGGGCGACTGCAGCCGCGCCACCCTGCTGAAGGTCTTCCCGCAGGTCTACAAGGGGACGCACCTGGGCCATCCGAAGGTGACCGTCCACCGGGCCGCGAAGGTCACCCTGGAGGCGGCCGGGATCACGGCCTACGCCGACGGGGAGCCGCTGGGGCCGCTGCCGGTGACCGCGGAGTGCGTGCCGGGCGCCCTGCGGCTGCTGTCCTAG
- the tatA gene encoding Sec-independent protein translocase subunit TatA, which produces MIGNLKPLEILLIIAVIFLLFGAKKLPDMARSLGKSARILKSEAKAMKAESAAEDNATAATVADQAPQQAAAPRTIKAAPGDVTGSRPVSEPNHTTQG; this is translated from the coding sequence ATGATCGGCAATCTGAAGCCTCTTGAGATCCTCCTGATCATCGCCGTGATCTTCCTGCTGTTCGGTGCCAAGAAGCTCCCCGACATGGCGCGCTCCCTCGGCAAGTCGGCCCGCATCCTCAAGAGCGAGGCCAAGGCCATGAAGGCGGAGAGCGCGGCGGAGGACAACGCCACCGCTGCGACCGTCGCCGACCAGGCCCCGCAGCAGGCCGCCGCCCCGCGCACCATCAAGGCCGCCCCCGGCGACGTGACCGGCTCGCGTCCGGTCAGCGAGCCGAACCACACCACCCAGGGCTGA
- the prcA gene encoding proteasome subunit alpha has product MSTPFYVSPQQAMADRAEYARKGIARGRSLVVLQYADGIVFVGENPSRALHKFSEIYDRIGFAAAGKYNEYENLRIGGVRYADLRGYTYDRDDVTARGLANVYAQTLGTIFSSAGEKPYEVELVVAEVGATAAGDQIYRLPHDGSIVDEHGSVAVGGNAEQISTYLDQRHRDGMTLAEALKLAVQALSSQANGADKTIPAERLEVAVLDRTRAQQRKFKRIRGRQLSRLLEADVTAAVQADAVSNDEAPEDDSE; this is encoded by the coding sequence GTGTCGACTCCGTTCTATGTGTCACCCCAGCAGGCCATGGCCGACCGGGCGGAATACGCCCGGAAGGGCATCGCCCGCGGTCGCAGCCTTGTCGTGCTGCAGTACGCCGACGGCATCGTGTTCGTCGGCGAGAACCCGTCCCGCGCGCTGCACAAGTTCAGCGAGATCTACGACCGGATCGGCTTCGCGGCCGCCGGCAAGTACAACGAGTACGAGAACCTGCGGATCGGTGGCGTGCGCTACGCCGATCTGCGCGGATACACCTACGACCGTGACGATGTGACGGCCCGTGGGCTGGCGAACGTCTACGCGCAGACGCTCGGCACGATCTTCTCTTCGGCCGGTGAGAAGCCGTACGAGGTGGAGCTGGTGGTGGCCGAGGTCGGTGCGACGGCCGCGGGTGACCAGATCTACCGGCTGCCGCACGACGGTTCGATCGTGGACGAGCACGGTTCGGTCGCGGTCGGCGGCAATGCCGAGCAGATCAGTACGTACCTGGACCAGCGTCACCGGGACGGGATGACCCTGGCGGAGGCGCTGAAGCTGGCGGTGCAGGCGCTGTCGAGCCAGGCGAACGGTGCGGACAAGACGATTCCGGCCGAGCGGCTGGAGGTGGCGGTGCTGGACCGTACGCGGGCGCAGCAGCGGAAGTTCAAGCGGATCCGGGGGCGGCAGTTGTCGCGGCTGCTGGAGGCGGACGTCACGGCGGCGGTGCAGGCGGATGCCGTGTCGAACGACGAGGCTCCCGAGGACGATTCCGAGTAG
- a CDS encoding MFS transporter: MAAGYAELLRTRHAARLLVGTLIGRLPNGTGPIAIVLFTRAEGGSYSLAGALAAVYGLANAVGQPLLGRAVDLFGQPRVQLPAAVVSALGMVWLAVAGTGSAWAAYGAVVVAGLFTPPLEGGLRALWPGVLGGREERVHAAYAMDAVAQEVMFTVGPLLVTLFVALWDPAAALLVINAIGVLGALSVVVSEPSRAWRSEPREAHWLGALRSPGLLALLGSFFFVGGALGSITVAGVAYADDHGNQAVYGWLMAALGLGALAGGVTYGARQWAGAPERRLRLLVALLAVCYLPLMLVPGPVAMAGLAALAGVFLAPALACAFIVVDRHAPAGTVTEAFSWLVTFFGVGAAIGTAAAGPAVELGGTASGFAVAGVAGAAALLVLTVTQRILAAPARARTVTGAAAVPVAGPDAGADGGVAGGPAERFVGN, encoded by the coding sequence ATGGCCGCGGGATACGCGGAGCTGCTCAGAACCCGGCACGCCGCGAGGCTGCTGGTGGGCACGCTCATAGGCCGGCTGCCGAACGGCACGGGGCCGATCGCGATCGTGCTGTTTACCCGGGCGGAGGGCGGCAGCTACAGCCTGGCGGGCGCTCTGGCGGCGGTGTACGGGCTGGCGAACGCGGTGGGGCAGCCGCTGCTGGGGCGGGCCGTCGACCTGTTCGGGCAGCCGCGGGTGCAGCTGCCGGCGGCGGTGGTGTCCGCGCTGGGCATGGTGTGGCTGGCGGTGGCGGGCACCGGGTCGGCCTGGGCCGCGTACGGGGCCGTGGTGGTGGCGGGGCTGTTCACCCCGCCGCTGGAGGGCGGGCTGCGGGCGCTGTGGCCGGGTGTGCTCGGCGGCAGGGAGGAGCGGGTGCACGCCGCGTACGCGATGGACGCGGTGGCGCAGGAGGTCATGTTCACGGTCGGTCCGCTGCTGGTGACGCTGTTCGTGGCGCTGTGGGACCCGGCGGCCGCGCTGCTGGTGATCAATGCCATCGGTGTGCTGGGTGCGCTGTCGGTGGTGGTGTCGGAGCCTTCGCGCGCCTGGCGGTCGGAGCCGCGCGAGGCGCACTGGCTGGGGGCGCTGCGCTCGCCGGGGCTGCTGGCGCTGCTGGGGTCGTTCTTCTTCGTGGGCGGGGCGCTGGGTTCGATCACGGTGGCGGGTGTGGCGTACGCCGATGACCACGGGAACCAGGCGGTGTACGGGTGGCTGATGGCGGCGCTGGGTCTGGGCGCGCTGGCCGGCGGGGTGACGTACGGGGCGCGGCAGTGGGCGGGGGCGCCGGAGCGGCGGCTGCGGCTGCTGGTGGCGCTGCTGGCGGTCTGCTATCTGCCGCTGATGCTGGTTCCGGGGCCGGTGGCGATGGCGGGTCTGGCGGCGCTGGCGGGTGTGTTCCTGGCGCCCGCGCTGGCGTGTGCGTTCATCGTCGTGGACCGGCACGCTCCCGCGGGCACGGTGACGGAGGCGTTCTCGTGGCTGGTGACGTTCTTCGGGGTGGGTGCGGCGATCGGTACGGCGGCGGCGGGTCCGGCGGTGGAACTGGGGGGTACGGCGAGCGGGTTCGCCGTGGCGGGTGTCGCGGGTGCGGCGGCGCTGCTGGTGCTGACGGTCACTCAGCGGATCCTGGCCGCTCCCGCCCGCGCGCGTACGGTGACGGGCGCGGCGGCAGTCCCGGTGGCGGGTCCGGATGCGGGCGCGGACGGCGGCGTGGCGGGGGGTCCGGCGGAGCGGTTCGTCGGCAACTGA
- a CDS encoding helix-turn-helix transcriptional regulator: MAIAKAERLMNLALCLLGTRRPLSKRELRGSIEAYMEAGNDESFNRMFERDKDDLRELGLVIETVENLEGETGYLARRDSNRLPPVSLDAEEAAALGLAAKVWQQARLAGAASGALQKLRAGGMPEAGDPYEGQHSAIEPRIPVHEAAFEPLMLACRDRRPVVFDYRKSTAARPESRQVEPWALECWRGHWYLAGYDRDRGAERVFRLSRITGKVKSRSAKYTAEVPDVVTVRETVASWAGESADRSALIRLRSGAGYPLRAKATAVREGGDGWDELEIPYGHGLDAWLVEFGPDVVVVEPADLRADVVDRLRAVAAG; the protein is encoded by the coding sequence ATGGCGATTGCCAAGGCCGAGCGGCTGATGAATCTGGCGCTGTGTCTGCTGGGGACCCGCCGGCCGCTCAGCAAGCGCGAGCTGCGCGGTTCCATCGAGGCGTACATGGAAGCCGGGAACGACGAGTCGTTCAACCGCATGTTCGAGCGGGACAAGGACGATCTGCGCGAACTCGGCCTGGTCATCGAGACGGTGGAGAACCTGGAGGGCGAGACCGGCTACCTCGCCCGCCGCGACAGCAACCGGCTGCCGCCCGTCTCCCTCGACGCCGAGGAGGCCGCGGCCCTCGGCCTCGCGGCCAAGGTCTGGCAGCAGGCCCGCCTGGCCGGAGCCGCCAGCGGCGCCCTGCAGAAGCTGCGCGCGGGCGGGATGCCGGAGGCGGGGGACCCGTACGAGGGGCAGCACAGCGCCATCGAGCCGCGCATCCCGGTCCACGAGGCGGCCTTCGAGCCGCTGATGCTGGCCTGCCGCGACCGCCGGCCCGTGGTCTTCGACTACCGCAAGTCCACCGCCGCGCGGCCCGAGAGCCGGCAGGTGGAGCCGTGGGCGCTGGAGTGCTGGCGCGGCCACTGGTACCTGGCCGGATACGACCGTGATCGCGGGGCGGAGCGCGTGTTCCGGCTCTCCCGGATCACCGGCAAGGTCAAGTCCCGGTCGGCGAAGTACACCGCCGAGGTCCCGGACGTGGTCACCGTACGGGAGACCGTGGCGAGCTGGGCCGGGGAGAGCGCGGACCGCTCCGCGCTGATCCGGCTGCGGAGCGGCGCCGGATATCCGCTGCGGGCCAAGGCCACCGCCGTGCGCGAGGGCGGGGACGGCTGGGACGAGCTGGAGATCCCGTACGGGCACGGGCTCGACGCCTGGCTGGTGGAGTTCGGGCCGGACGTGGTGGTCGTGGAACCCGCCGACCTGCGGGCGGACGTCGTGGACCGGCTGCGCGCCGTGGCCGCGGGCTGA
- a CDS encoding LacI family DNA-binding transcriptional regulator, giving the protein MTRPTSRDVATAAGVSQATVSLVLGDKWRGRVSERTAGLVREAATTLGYRPNLAARNLRLGSTRTALLVVPALTNEFFARVYTGAARIAAEHGFGVVLYPSPDGTGPARDPFASARAALDGIIASSMAAHALDAIGDAELPLVMLDSDPTATRAAAHVNLAMADGMRQITAHLLALGHRRILHLASAVDSWTFDVRAEALAAHLKPHAELRTVRAQLTVTDARTAMETALAAPQDRPTAVVCDDDILAAGTCKAARRLGLRVPEDLSVTGFDDLALATAVEPELTTVHLPAERVGEQGMSALLAVLDGTPWTAPDLPVDLIVRASTGPAPA; this is encoded by the coding sequence GTGACGAGACCCACCAGCCGCGACGTGGCCACCGCCGCCGGAGTCTCACAAGCCACCGTCTCCCTCGTCCTCGGCGACAAATGGCGCGGCCGCGTCTCCGAACGCACCGCCGGCCTCGTCCGCGAAGCCGCCACCACCCTCGGCTACCGCCCCAACCTCGCCGCCCGCAACCTCCGCCTCGGCTCCACCCGCACCGCCCTCCTCGTCGTCCCCGCCCTCACCAACGAGTTCTTCGCCCGCGTCTACACCGGCGCCGCCCGCATCGCCGCCGAACACGGCTTCGGCGTCGTCCTCTACCCCTCCCCCGACGGCACCGGCCCCGCCCGCGACCCCTTCGCCTCAGCCCGCGCCGCCCTCGACGGCATCATCGCCTCCTCCATGGCCGCCCACGCCCTCGACGCCATCGGCGACGCCGAACTCCCCCTCGTCATGCTCGACAGCGACCCCACCGCCACCCGCGCCGCCGCCCACGTCAACCTCGCCATGGCCGACGGCATGCGCCAGATCACCGCACACCTCCTCGCCCTCGGCCACCGCCGCATCCTCCACCTCGCCTCCGCCGTCGACTCCTGGACCTTCGACGTCCGCGCCGAAGCCCTCGCCGCCCACCTGAAGCCCCACGCCGAGCTGCGCACCGTACGCGCCCAGCTCACCGTCACCGACGCCCGCACGGCCATGGAAACCGCCCTCGCGGCCCCGCAGGACCGGCCCACCGCCGTCGTCTGCGACGACGACATCCTCGCCGCCGGCACCTGCAAGGCCGCCCGCCGCCTCGGCCTGCGCGTCCCCGAGGACCTCTCCGTCACCGGCTTCGACGACCTCGCCCTCGCCACCGCCGTCGAACCCGAGCTCACCACCGTCCACCTCCCCGCCGAACGCGTCGGCGAACAGGGCATGAGCGCCCTCCTCGCCGTCCTCGACGGCACCCCCTGGACCGCCCCCGACCTCCCCGTCGACCTCATCGTCCGCGCCTCCACCGGCCCCGCCCCCGCCTGA
- a CDS encoding helix-turn-helix transcriptional regulator: MAANAIDQTRRMLSLVTYLRERPGAHVADVARAFGITEDELISDLDVLPMCGTSFRGGDLLDIDTDGERIWWRNPDASGESTAEPLRLAADEATALLVAARAVATLPGLRESDRDALLRATAKLEAAAGEAAGASSRLSVTFEAEGGVFADVDRAIAERRRLWLRYYSPARDELTERKVDPIRLFAVGHTYMEGWCHLSEARRTFRLDRVAEIRLLDERAEPPAIEPRDLSEGLVQPAAEDPEVVVEVGPGGRWVAEYYPHDSAEELPDGGLRITLRSPDPASLRRLALRLGREGRIVAPAELADSARQAAREALAGYGEQG, encoded by the coding sequence ATGGCTGCCAACGCCATCGACCAGACCCGCCGGATGCTGTCCCTGGTGACGTACCTGCGCGAGCGCCCCGGGGCGCACGTCGCCGACGTCGCCCGCGCCTTCGGGATCACCGAGGACGAGCTGATCTCGGACCTCGACGTGCTGCCCATGTGCGGGACCAGCTTCCGCGGCGGGGACCTGCTCGACATCGACACCGACGGGGAGCGCATCTGGTGGCGCAACCCCGACGCCTCGGGGGAGTCCACCGCCGAGCCGCTGCGCCTGGCCGCCGACGAGGCGACCGCGCTGCTGGTCGCCGCCCGCGCCGTGGCCACGCTGCCGGGGCTGCGCGAGAGCGACCGGGACGCCCTGCTGCGGGCGACCGCGAAGCTGGAGGCGGCCGCCGGCGAGGCGGCGGGGGCCAGCTCCCGGCTGTCGGTGACCTTCGAGGCGGAGGGCGGGGTCTTCGCGGACGTCGACCGGGCCATCGCCGAGCGCCGCAGGCTGTGGCTGCGCTACTACTCGCCGGCCCGCGACGAGCTGACCGAGCGCAAGGTCGACCCGATCCGGCTCTTCGCGGTGGGCCACACCTACATGGAGGGCTGGTGCCACCTCTCCGAGGCCCGGCGCACCTTCCGTCTCGACCGGGTCGCCGAGATCCGGCTGCTGGACGAGCGGGCCGAGCCGCCCGCCATCGAGCCGCGCGACCTGTCCGAGGGGCTCGTCCAGCCGGCCGCCGAGGACCCGGAGGTCGTGGTCGAGGTCGGGCCGGGCGGCCGCTGGGTCGCCGAGTACTACCCGCACGACAGCGCCGAGGAGCTGCCGGACGGCGGCCTGCGGATCACGCTGCGCAGCCCGGACCCGGCCTCGCTGCGCCGGCTCGCGCTGCGGCTGGGCCGCGAGGGGCGGATCGTGGCGCCCGCGGAGCTGGCCGACAGTGCGCGGCAGGCGGCGCGCGAGGCGCTGGCCGGCTACGGGGAACAGGGCTGA
- the tatC gene encoding twin-arginine translocase subunit TatC: MLKSARKQEKQGKQGKDAEGRMPLVEHLRELRNRLLKSVLAILVITVVAALYYKNLIDFMLKPMLDSVGCTNGVVSQRNGRPCADMTVNGLIAPFSIALKVSLTAGVVLSAPVWLYQLWAFVAPGLHNHEKRYAVGFVAVGAPLFAAGGVLAYKLLPQTATILLEFTPDNARNLLPVDDYLDLVTRMVIVFGLAFELPLLLILLNFTGVLTAKRLASWWRAMVLGITIFAAFATPTGDPLTMISLAAPIVALYFIALGICLVNDRRRRRGNPDALLDDDEASELDLTPAPIGEMEPVHAPTALPEQADGGRRQINGYDDAT; this comes from the coding sequence TTGCTCAAGTCTGCCCGCAAGCAGGAGAAGCAAGGCAAGCAGGGCAAGGACGCCGAAGGGCGGATGCCTCTTGTCGAGCACCTGCGTGAGCTGAGAAACCGCCTGCTGAAGTCGGTCCTGGCGATCCTCGTGATCACCGTCGTGGCGGCGCTCTACTACAAGAACCTGATCGACTTCATGCTGAAGCCGATGCTGGACTCCGTCGGCTGCACCAACGGCGTGGTCTCTCAGCGCAACGGCCGGCCCTGCGCCGACATGACCGTGAACGGCCTCATCGCGCCGTTCTCGATCGCCCTCAAGGTCTCGCTCACCGCCGGTGTGGTGCTCTCGGCACCGGTGTGGCTCTACCAGCTGTGGGCCTTCGTCGCCCCGGGCCTGCACAACCACGAGAAGCGCTACGCCGTCGGTTTCGTGGCCGTCGGGGCTCCGCTGTTCGCGGCCGGCGGGGTGCTCGCCTACAAGCTGCTGCCGCAGACCGCGACGATCCTCCTCGAATTCACCCCCGACAACGCGCGCAACCTGCTCCCGGTCGACGACTACCTCGACCTGGTCACGCGCATGGTCATCGTCTTCGGCCTCGCCTTCGAGCTGCCGCTGCTGCTGATCCTCCTCAACTTCACCGGGGTGCTGACCGCGAAGCGGCTGGCGAGCTGGTGGCGGGCGATGGTGCTGGGCATCACGATCTTCGCCGCGTTCGCCACGCCCACCGGCGACCCGCTGACCATGATCTCGCTGGCCGCGCCGATCGTGGCCCTCTACTTCATCGCCCTCGGGATCTGCCTGGTCAACGACCGCAGGCGGCGCCGCGGCAACCCGGACGCGCTGCTCGACGACGACGAGGCGTCCGAGCTGGACCTCACGCCCGCGCCGATCGGCGAGATGGAGCCCGTCCACGCCCCGACCGCCCTGCCCGAGCAGGCCGACGGCGGGCGCAGGCAGATCAACGGCTACGACGACGCGACGTGA
- a CDS encoding FKBP-type peptidyl-prolyl cis-trans isomerase translates to MSNQLEKPEIDFPDFPVPADLVIEDIWEGDGPVATAGNKVSVHYVGVSYSTGEEFDASWNRGAPLQFILGIGQVIAGWDQGVQGMKVGGRRKLVIPAHLAYGDNSPTPAIKPGETLIFVCDLMGV, encoded by the coding sequence GTGAGCAACCAGCTCGAAAAGCCCGAGATCGACTTCCCCGACTTCCCGGTCCCCGCCGACCTGGTCATCGAGGACATCTGGGAGGGCGACGGCCCCGTGGCCACCGCCGGGAACAAGGTCTCCGTCCACTACGTGGGCGTGTCCTATTCCACGGGCGAGGAGTTCGACGCCTCCTGGAACCGCGGCGCCCCGCTGCAGTTCATCCTGGGCATCGGCCAGGTCATCGCCGGCTGGGACCAGGGCGTCCAGGGCATGAAGGTCGGCGGCCGCCGCAAGCTGGTCATCCCGGCCCACCTGGCGTACGGCGACAACAGCCCGACCCCCGCGATCAAGCCGGGCGAGACGCTGATCTTCGTCTGCGACCTGATGGGCGTCTGA
- a CDS encoding FKBP-type peptidyl-prolyl cis-trans isomerase: MRRLAGLLVVPLLLLSAAACGDSGSDSAEMKNGAPAITKGAKFGETPTLSKGKGDPPKELKVVTVSEGDGPVLKKGDVAQVNYLGQVWDGKEPFDQSFGKGKPFEVTIGAGMVIKGWDQGLEGKKVGSRLELVIPPDLGYGDKGSGEKIKPNATLVFVVDIVKGTSVPASAKGKEVAQDDKDLPKIGTNTDGKEVSVTVPKDVTPPAKLVSNYVLEGDGPAVKDTDSVVVKFNGKTWKDDKTFESTYATDQTVTWPMDQLSVKGLKEGLVGKKVGSRILLVIPPDQGFGDKETGTIPANSTLVFSLDILAVM; this comes from the coding sequence GTGCGCCGACTTGCCGGCCTGCTTGTCGTACCCCTTCTGCTGCTGTCGGCAGCAGCCTGTGGTGACAGCGGCTCCGACTCTGCCGAGATGAAGAACGGGGCGCCCGCGATCACCAAGGGTGCCAAGTTCGGTGAGACCCCGACCCTGTCGAAGGGAAAGGGGGACCCGCCGAAGGAACTGAAGGTCGTGACCGTCAGCGAGGGCGACGGCCCGGTGCTGAAGAAGGGCGATGTCGCCCAGGTCAACTACCTCGGTCAGGTCTGGGACGGCAAGGAGCCGTTCGACCAGAGCTTCGGCAAGGGCAAGCCGTTCGAGGTGACCATCGGTGCCGGAATGGTCATCAAGGGCTGGGACCAGGGCCTGGAGGGCAAGAAGGTCGGCAGCCGCCTGGAGCTGGTGATCCCGCCGGACCTCGGTTACGGCGACAAGGGCTCCGGCGAGAAGATCAAGCCGAACGCCACGCTGGTCTTCGTCGTGGACATCGTCAAGGGCACCTCGGTCCCGGCCTCGGCCAAGGGCAAGGAGGTCGCGCAGGACGACAAGGACCTGCCGAAGATCGGTACGAACACGGACGGCAAGGAAGTCTCCGTGACCGTTCCGAAGGACGTGACGCCGCCGGCGAAGCTCGTCTCGAACTACGTGCTGGAGGGTGACGGCCCGGCCGTCAAGGACACCGACAGCGTCGTGGTCAAGTTCAACGGCAAGACGTGGAAGGACGACAAGACCTTCGAAAGCACGTACGCCACGGACCAGACGGTGACCTGGCCGATGGACCAGCTGTCGGTCAAGGGTCTCAAGGAGGGCCTGGTCGGCAAGAAGGTCGGCAGCCGCATCCTCCTGGTCATCCCGCCGGACCAGGGCTTCGGCGACAAGGAGACGGGCACCATCCCGGCCAACTCGACGCTGGTCTTCAGCCTCGACATCCTCGCCGTGATGTAA
- the pafA gene encoding Pup--protein ligase, translated as MDRRIFGLENEYGVTCTFRGQRRLSPDEVARYLFRRVVSWGRSSNVFLRNGARLYLDVGSHPEYATPECDNVTELVTHDKAGERILEGLLVDAERRLHEEGIAGDVYLFKNNTDSAGNSYGCHENYLVARHGEFSRLADILIPFLVTRQLICGAGKVLQTPRGAVYCVSQRAEHIWEGVSSATTRSRPIINTRDEPHADAERYRRLHVIVGDSNMSETTMLLKVGATDLVLRMIEAGTVMRDLTLENPIRAIREVSHDITGQRKVRLASGREASALEIQREYYDKAVDFAERRGIRTGTVDQVLELWGRTLDAIDAEDLDRIGTEIDWVMKYQLIERYRAKHGMTMSNPRVAQIDLAYHDIHRRRGLYYLLERKGQAARICNDLKIFEGKSVPPQTTRARLRGDFIRRAQEQRRDFTVDWVHLKLNDQAQRTVLCKDPFRSVDDRVEKLIAGM; from the coding sequence ATGGACCGCCGCATTTTCGGGCTGGAGAACGAGTACGGCGTCACGTGCACGTTCAGGGGACAGCGCCGACTGTCTCCTGACGAAGTGGCGCGCTACCTCTTCCGCCGTGTTGTGTCATGGGGCCGCAGCAGCAATGTCTTCCTGCGGAACGGTGCCCGCCTGTACCTCGACGTGGGTTCGCATCCGGAATATGCAACTCCCGAATGCGACAACGTGACGGAACTCGTCACGCACGACAAGGCGGGCGAGCGCATTCTCGAAGGTCTGCTCGTCGACGCCGAACGCCGCCTGCACGAGGAGGGAATCGCGGGCGACGTCTATCTCTTCAAGAACAACACCGACTCGGCGGGCAACTCGTACGGCTGCCACGAGAACTATCTGGTGGCCCGGCACGGGGAATTCTCCCGTCTGGCGGACATCCTCATTCCGTTCCTCGTCACGCGCCAGCTGATCTGCGGTGCGGGCAAGGTGCTGCAGACCCCCCGGGGTGCGGTCTACTGCGTGAGCCAGCGGGCCGAGCACATCTGGGAGGGCGTCAGCTCGGCGACGACCCGGTCGCGGCCGATCATCAACACCCGGGACGAGCCGCACGCGGACGCCGAGCGCTACCGGCGCCTGCACGTGATCGTCGGGGATTCGAACATGTCCGAGACGACCATGCTGCTCAAGGTCGGGGCCACCGACCTGGTGCTGCGCATGATCGAGGCGGGCACGGTGATGCGGGACCTGACCCTGGAGAACCCGATCCGGGCGATCCGCGAGGTCAGCCACGACATCACGGGCCAGCGCAAGGTGCGTCTGGCGAGCGGCCGGGAGGCCTCGGCGCTGGAGATCCAGCGCGAGTACTACGACAAGGCGGTGGACTTCGCCGAGCGCCGGGGGATCCGTACCGGCACGGTGGACCAGGTGCTGGAGCTGTGGGGCCGCACCCTCGACGCGATCGACGCGGAGGACCTGGACCGGATCGGGACCGAGATCGACTGGGTCATGAAGTACCAGCTGATCGAGCGGTACCGGGCCAAGCACGGCATGACCATGTCGAATCCGCGGGTGGCTCAGATAGACCTCGCCTACCACGACATCCACCGCCGGCGCGGGCTGTACTACCTGCTGGAGCGCAAGGGGCAGGCGGCGCGGATCTGCAACGACCTCAAGATCTTCGAGGGCAAGTCGGTGCCCCCGCAGACCACGCGGGCGCGGCTGCGCGGCGATTTCATCCGCCGGGCGCAGGAGCAGCGGCGGGACTTCACGGTCGACTGGGTGCACCTGAAGCTGAACGACCAGGCGCAGCGGACCGTGCTGTGCAAGGACCCGTTCCGGTCGGTGGACGACCGGGTGGAGAAGCTGATCGCGGGGATGTGA